One Olsenella sp. oral taxon 807 DNA segment encodes these proteins:
- a CDS encoding DUF2089 family protein — translation MMDIAHTWTERLGDEDLEFARQFIMASGSLKEMASRYGVSYPTIRLRLDRLIQKIESVREDDDAFVSLVKGMAIDDRMDFETARQIIDAHRQLMGEKEG, via the coding sequence ATGATGGATATCGCCCATACGTGGACTGAACGCTTGGGCGACGAGGATCTGGAGTTCGCGCGGCAGTTCATTATGGCCTCGGGCTCTCTGAAGGAGATGGCGTCAAGGTACGGCGTCTCGTACCCCACAATCAGGCTGCGCCTTGACAGGCTGATCCAGAAGATCGAGAGTGTGCGGGAAGACGATGACGCCTTCGTGTCGCTCGTAAAGGGCATGGCCATCGACGACCGCATGGACTTCGAGACCGCACGGCAGATCATAGACGCCCACAGGCAGCTGATGGGCGAAAAGGAGGGATAG
- the rd gene encoding rubredoxin translates to MKKYVCGPCGYVYDPAVGDPDSGIAAGTPFEALPDDWVCPLCGAAKSDFEEEA, encoded by the coding sequence ATGAAAAAGTATGTGTGCGGCCCCTGCGGCTATGTGTATGACCCTGCAGTGGGCGACCCCGACAGCGGCATCGCGGCAGGCACGCCCTTTGAGGCGCTCCCTGATGACTGGGTGTGTCCCCTCTGCGGCGCTGCCAAGTCTGACTTTGAGGAAGAAGCGTAA
- a CDS encoding alpha-amylase family protein has product MDNGIDMGIVWWQVYPLGFCGASVRPTSEGERTLTPRLDRLGAWLDYAVDMGVGGLMLNPLFASETHGYDTTDYFRIDPRLGDDASFDRLVAACHERGLRVMLDGVFNHVGRSHPLFQDALAGRGNEDLFSITRRPDGSADYATFEGFRELPALNHDSGRVAGLVRDVMLHWMRRGVSAWRLDAAYAVPPAFWACVLPELRNTFPDAWFVGEVIHGDYASIVRQSGMDAVTQYELWKAVWSSLKDGNFFELDWCLKRHNGLMRTFVPLTFIGNHDVTRIASMVGSELAALGATILLTVGGVPSVYYGDEQALRGTKRKGLGGDDAVRPTFPASPAWMTAEGERTYRLYHDLIDLRRRNPWLARATTRPTRLANRSYSYDASGRGGEALHVDLRLDPTPHATISLRGKVILEVGH; this is encoded by the coding sequence ATGGACAATGGCATCGACATGGGTATCGTGTGGTGGCAGGTGTACCCGCTGGGATTCTGCGGAGCTTCCGTGCGTCCCACCTCGGAGGGGGAGCGCACGCTGACACCCCGGCTCGACCGACTGGGTGCATGGCTGGACTACGCCGTCGACATGGGTGTAGGTGGGCTGATGCTCAACCCGCTGTTCGCCTCTGAGACCCATGGGTATGATACGACCGACTACTTTCGCATCGACCCACGCCTCGGCGACGACGCAAGCTTCGACCGCCTCGTCGCCGCCTGCCATGAGCGGGGGCTGCGCGTGATGCTCGACGGCGTGTTCAACCACGTGGGACGCAGCCACCCGCTATTCCAGGACGCCCTCGCCGGACGGGGGAACGAGGACCTGTTCTCCATTACGCGCCGACCCGACGGATCTGCCGACTACGCGACGTTCGAGGGCTTCCGAGAGCTTCCGGCGCTCAACCACGACTCTGGGCGGGTCGCTGGCCTCGTGCGAGACGTCATGCTCCATTGGATGCGACGCGGCGTCTCGGCGTGGCGTCTCGACGCGGCGTACGCCGTGCCGCCCGCCTTCTGGGCGTGCGTCCTGCCCGAGCTGCGGAACACGTTTCCCGATGCCTGGTTCGTGGGGGAGGTGATCCACGGCGACTACGCAAGTATCGTGCGGCAGTCCGGGATGGATGCGGTGACGCAGTACGAGCTGTGGAAGGCCGTCTGGAGCTCGCTCAAGGACGGCAACTTCTTTGAACTCGACTGGTGCCTCAAGCGACACAATGGCCTCATGAGGACCTTCGTGCCGCTCACCTTCATAGGCAACCATGACGTCACGCGCATAGCCAGCATGGTCGGCAGTGAGCTGGCCGCCTTGGGGGCGACCATCCTGCTCACCGTGGGCGGCGTCCCATCCGTCTACTATGGCGACGAGCAGGCGCTGCGCGGCACCAAGAGGAAGGGGTTGGGCGGCGACGATGCGGTGCGTCCCACCTTCCCCGCCTCCCCAGCCTGGATGACGGCGGAGGGGGAGCGGACATACCGCCTATATCATGACCTCATCGACCTGCGCAGGAGGAATCCCTGGCTCGCCCGCGCCACCACACGTCCCACCCGCCTCGCAAATCGCAGCTACTCCTACGATGCGAGTGGCCGTGGGGGAGAGGCCCTGCATGTGGACCTGCGTCTTGACCCGACGCCGCATGCGACGATCAGCTTGCGCGGCAAGGTCATCCTCGAGGTGGGCCACTGA
- a CDS encoding triacylglycerol lipase, whose product MNRTVAWIFRVVNALVVCALVACVCVPTIAPAPALAILGCWVLAICIRPAPYGERTRQPRIRSCRNACELLIVFLASTALLIVAGCLALCWPAPGGVPNVPQEPAFWVMCLGVALATETLVFWCGMVRAYARSVQLGLRLRVLGGIFGMVPLVHLHFLLKIISTLDAEARFEYERERLNEGRRQQRVCATRYPILLVHGVFFRDFKLVNYWGRIPAELERNGARLFYGEHSSALPVHESARELSLRIREVCEQTGTEKVNLIGHSKGGLDCRVALADPQVKAHVASLTTINTPHRGCEFADYLLNVMSNEQQQAIARSYNAAAHALGDPAPNFIAAVGDLTASGTTLLNRELPQTVEGVWCASVGSRLNGAASGTFPLNLTYLLAKCFDGPNDGLVGERSFAWGDSYRFLTVEGRRGISHGDVVDLNRENIPGFDVREFYVQLVADLKTRGL is encoded by the coding sequence ATGAACAGGACCGTTGCTTGGATATTCCGCGTTGTCAACGCACTCGTCGTGTGCGCGCTGGTGGCCTGCGTTTGCGTACCGACGATCGCGCCCGCACCTGCCCTCGCCATCTTGGGATGCTGGGTGCTGGCCATCTGCATACGCCCCGCGCCCTATGGGGAGAGGACGCGACAACCCCGCATCAGGTCCTGCCGCAATGCCTGCGAGCTGCTCATCGTCTTTCTCGCCTCCACCGCGCTCCTCATCGTGGCGGGCTGTCTCGCCCTGTGCTGGCCTGCGCCCGGCGGTGTGCCGAACGTGCCCCAGGAACCCGCCTTCTGGGTGATGTGTCTCGGCGTCGCCCTTGCGACCGAGACGCTCGTGTTCTGGTGCGGCATGGTCCGAGCCTATGCAAGAAGCGTTCAGCTCGGCCTGCGCCTGCGCGTCCTTGGTGGCATATTTGGGATGGTGCCCCTCGTGCACCTGCACTTCCTCCTGAAGATCATCTCGACGCTCGACGCGGAGGCACGCTTCGAGTACGAGAGGGAGCGTCTCAATGAGGGCCGCCGCCAGCAACGCGTGTGCGCCACGAGATACCCCATCCTGCTCGTGCATGGCGTGTTCTTCCGCGACTTTAAGCTCGTGAACTACTGGGGCCGCATCCCCGCTGAGCTCGAGCGCAACGGCGCGCGTCTCTTCTACGGCGAGCATTCCTCCGCACTTCCCGTCCACGAGAGCGCACGGGAGCTCTCGCTGCGCATTCGCGAGGTCTGCGAGCAGACGGGCACCGAGAAGGTCAACCTCATAGGGCACTCCAAGGGAGGCCTAGACTGCCGCGTCGCGCTCGCCGACCCGCAGGTAAAGGCCCACGTAGCGTCCCTCACCACCATCAACACGCCCCACAGGGGCTGCGAGTTCGCGGACTACCTGCTTAACGTCATGTCAAACGAGCAGCAGCAAGCGATCGCACGAAGCTACAATGCCGCAGCCCACGCCCTGGGAGATCCGGCTCCCAACTTCATCGCAGCGGTGGGCGACCTCACCGCGTCAGGCACGACCCTCCTGAACAGAGAACTGCCTCAGACGGTCGAGGGGGTGTGGTGCGCGAGCGTCGGCTCGAGGCTGAACGGGGCCGCCTCGGGCACGTTCCCGCTCAACCTCACCTATCTTTTGGCCAAATGCTTCGACGGCCCGAACGACGGGCTCGTGGGCGAAAGATCGTTTGCCTGGGGCGACTCGTATCGCTTCCTGACGGTCGAGGGAAGGCGGGGCATCAGTCACGGCGACGTGGTCGACCTCAACAGAGAGAATATCCCGGGGTTCGACGTGCGCGAGTTCTACGTGCAGCTCGTCGCCGACCTGAAGACGCGCGGGCTGTAG
- a CDS encoding DUF2812 domain-containing protein → MSTSTTIKRAFTDFSKEEAWLNEMSHEGKALVDYRGGRYTFVDDEPGTWQYAIEILGQGGKAGKEYLSFLEETGIETVAVYANRAYLRKRDDGTDFELHSDLESRLEQARRGSVPWIAIPVSQVGLAFILVLNAFVVDSEASNLARGIVLACATLLAFAAIIEYLVFGKPYRERVRQLERERSIRE, encoded by the coding sequence ATGAGCACGAGCACAACCATCAAGAGGGCATTCACCGACTTCTCGAAGGAGGAGGCCTGGCTTAACGAGATGAGCCATGAGGGTAAGGCTCTCGTCGACTACCGGGGCGGTAGGTACACCTTCGTCGACGATGAGCCGGGCACGTGGCAGTATGCGATCGAGATCCTTGGTCAGGGTGGCAAGGCCGGCAAGGAGTATCTCTCCTTCCTCGAGGAGACAGGCATCGAGACGGTAGCCGTCTACGCGAACCGCGCCTACCTGCGCAAGAGGGATGATGGGACTGACTTCGAGCTCCATAGCGACCTCGAGTCCCGCCTCGAGCAGGCCAGGAGGGGGAGTGTGCCTTGGATAGCCATCCCGGTGTCGCAAGTCGGCCTCGCGTTCATCCTTGTCCTCAACGCCTTCGTGGTGGACTCGGAGGCATCGAACCTCGCCAGGGGCATCGTCCTCGCGTGCGCCACCCTGCTTGCCTTCGCAGCCATAATCGAGTACCTCGTCTTCGGCAAGCCGTATCGCGAGCGCGTCCGCCAGCTCGAGCGGGAGCGCTCGATCAGGGAGTAG
- a CDS encoding flavodoxin domain-containing protein, which translates to MRKHVKANVSWVGYIDWELEWFHGEDYSIKNGSSQNAYLIEEEKTALIDTVWLPHRFEFVENLEKEIDLHKIDLIVANHGECDHSGALVALMEKIPDTPIYCTANAVKSIEGQYGKRGWNFNVVKTGDSVDIGNGKRLVFVEMRMLHWPDSMATYLTGDNILFSNDAFGQHYAVEELFNDKADQCLLYREAMKYFTNILNPFSPILVKKLEEIGKLSLPIEMIAPSHGAIWREEPLQIVNKYEEWAAAYQEDQITVVYDTMWEGTAKLAHAIAAELHKQNPETVVKVFSLAKTDKNELMTEVFKSRAIAVGSPTVSNSYLSSVAGWLEFLKQLKFKNKKAAAFGCYGWSGESVKLLQEKLREAGFTVIEEHVRSQWNPEEADFATVPALAKALLS; encoded by the coding sequence ATGAGAAAGCATGTAAAAGCTAACGTCAGTTGGGTGGGTTATATCGATTGGGAGCTGGAGTGGTTCCACGGTGAGGATTACTCCATCAAAAACGGCTCAAGCCAAAACGCCTATCTCATCGAGGAGGAAAAGACCGCCCTCATCGACACGGTCTGGCTACCCCACCGCTTTGAGTTCGTGGAGAATCTGGAAAAGGAGATCGATCTCCATAAGATCGACCTTATCGTGGCCAACCACGGTGAGTGTGACCACTCCGGAGCTCTCGTCGCGCTGATGGAGAAAATTCCCGACACGCCCATCTACTGCACTGCCAATGCCGTCAAGAGCATCGAGGGACAGTACGGCAAGCGGGGCTGGAACTTCAACGTGGTAAAAACCGGCGACAGCGTAGATATCGGCAACGGGAAGCGTCTTGTCTTCGTGGAGATGCGAATGCTCCACTGGCCAGACTCCATGGCGACGTACCTTACCGGCGACAACATCCTCTTCTCCAACGATGCCTTCGGTCAGCACTATGCGGTGGAAGAGCTATTTAACGACAAGGCGGATCAATGCCTCCTTTACAGAGAAGCTATGAAGTATTTCACCAACATCCTCAATCCCTTCTCCCCCATCCTCGTCAAGAAACTGGAAGAGATCGGTAAGCTCAGTCTACCCATCGAGATGATCGCCCCCTCTCACGGAGCCATTTGGCGGGAGGAACCGCTGCAGATCGTGAACAAGTACGAGGAGTGGGCAGCGGCCTATCAGGAGGATCAGATCACTGTCGTCTATGACACCATGTGGGAGGGCACAGCAAAGCTCGCCCACGCCATCGCCGCAGAGCTCCACAAACAGAACCCGGAGACAGTGGTAAAGGTCTTCAGCCTCGCCAAAACGGATAAAAACGAGCTCATGACCGAGGTTTTTAAGTCCCGTGCCATCGCCGTGGGCAGTCCCACGGTCTCCAACAGCTATTTGTCCTCCGTGGCGGGCTGGTTGGAGTTTTTGAAGCAGCTCAAGTTCAAGAATAAAAAGGCCGCAGCCTTTGGCTGCTACGGCTGGAGCGGCGAGAGCGTAAAGCTGCTGCAGGAGAAGCTGCGGGAGGCAGGCTTCACCGTCATTGAAGAGCATGTGCGCTCCCAATGGAATCCGGAGGAGGCGGACTTCGCCACCGTGCCCGCCCTAGCAAAGGCTTTGCTGTCATAG
- a CDS encoding Crp/Fnr family transcriptional regulator, with protein sequence MDFHILESSWLFQGLSAERIKELFQGIPSIIQRYEKDETIFQPLETADRVGVVLKGSVQSYKLFPNGSQVNVTVRQAGDIIGSAAALSVQKKYPSGVVALEHTEILMLSRDDFLRLLKRDPHLVENALFEISTITYMLQQRLELLSYHGIDQKIAFCLLTQSAQSGEAVIPIPGSMTKWALMMNVSRPSLHRELKRLEEQGLLCHTPALIKILDPPALGKLLRR encoded by the coding sequence ATGGACTTTCACATCCTAGAAAGCAGCTGGCTGTTTCAGGGCTTGTCAGCAGAGCGGATCAAAGAGCTGTTCCAAGGGATCCCCTCTATTATCCAACGTTATGAGAAAGATGAGACCATCTTCCAGCCCCTTGAAACGGCGGATCGAGTGGGCGTAGTTCTGAAAGGGAGCGTACAGTCCTATAAGTTGTTTCCCAATGGCAGCCAGGTCAATGTCACGGTCCGCCAAGCCGGCGATATCATCGGTTCCGCTGCAGCACTCTCGGTTCAAAAAAAGTATCCCTCTGGTGTAGTGGCCTTGGAGCATACGGAGATCCTGATGCTTTCGCGCGACGATTTTCTTCGTCTGCTGAAGCGGGATCCGCATCTGGTGGAAAACGCCCTCTTTGAGATCTCTACCATCACCTACATGTTGCAGCAGCGGTTGGAGCTGCTGTCCTATCATGGGATCGATCAGAAGATCGCATTCTGTCTGCTGACGCAGTCTGCGCAGAGCGGTGAAGCTGTCATTCCGATCCCCGGCTCCATGACCAAATGGGCGCTGATGATGAACGTCTCCCGTCCCTCGCTGCATCGGGAGCTGAAGCGGCTGGAAGAACAGGGACTGCTTTGCCATACGCCGGCACTGATCAAGATTCTGGATCCGCCGGCGCTGGGGAAGCTCTTGAGAAGATGA
- a CDS encoding 3-hydroxyacyl-CoA dehydrogenase, whose amino-acid sequence MSFKKIAVAGGGVLGSQIAFQSAYCGLDVTIWLRMESSIGRSRPKIDRLRQIYLDTLEALKTDPAAYAYGLIAREDISPEALDACKERVEQAYASLRLTTNWDEAFSDADLVIEAVAETPDAKTAFYKELARHIPERTVIVTNSSTLLPSSFAETTGRPDKFLALHFANEIWRNPTGEVMGHAGTDPTHFEEIVEFASQIRMVPIRVLKEQPGYILNSLLVPLIAAALRLWATGVGTPEDIDKDWTISTGAPYGPFRLLDIIGLVTPLNIISRSPQAKDESSVEHKIVQMLQAKMDRGETGVNAGKGFYDYGGGEPAAK is encoded by the coding sequence ATGAGTTTCAAGAAGATTGCAGTTGCAGGTGGTGGTGTGCTCGGTAGCCAGATTGCCTTTCAGTCAGCGTACTGCGGCCTCGATGTTACCATCTGGCTCCGTATGGAGTCCTCCATCGGTCGCTCGCGGCCCAAGATAGACCGTCTGCGCCAGATCTATCTCGATACCCTCGAGGCCCTGAAGACGGACCCGGCCGCCTACGCATACGGCCTGATCGCGCGCGAGGACATCTCGCCTGAGGCCCTCGACGCCTGCAAGGAGCGCGTCGAGCAGGCGTATGCGTCCCTCAGACTCACGACCAATTGGGACGAGGCGTTCTCTGACGCTGATCTTGTGATCGAGGCCGTGGCCGAGACCCCGGACGCAAAGACAGCATTCTATAAGGAACTTGCCAGGCACATCCCAGAGCGGACCGTGATTGTCACCAACAGCTCGACTCTGTTGCCCAGCAGCTTCGCCGAGACAACCGGTCGGCCTGACAAGTTCCTCGCGCTGCACTTTGCGAACGAGATCTGGCGCAACCCCACGGGCGAGGTCATGGGCCATGCTGGTACGGATCCCACACACTTCGAGGAGATCGTTGAGTTCGCCTCCCAGATTCGCATGGTTCCCATCCGCGTCCTCAAGGAGCAGCCAGGCTACATCCTCAACTCGCTGCTCGTGCCCCTGATCGCTGCGGCCCTGAGGCTCTGGGCCACTGGTGTCGGCACGCCTGAGGACATCGACAAGGACTGGACCATCTCGACCGGCGCCCCATACGGGCCGTTTCGCCTGCTCGACATCATCGGCCTCGTGACGCCGCTCAACATCATCTCGAGGAGTCCCCAGGCAAAGGACGAGTCGTCTGTTGAACATAAGATCGTACAGATGCTCCAAGCCAAGATGGACAGGGGGGAGACCGGCGTCAACGCCGGCAAGGGTTTCTATGACTACGGTGGGGGTGAGCCAGCGGCAAAGTAG
- a CDS encoding TIGR00266 family protein translates to MQYNIIGGSFPVVTCSLADGESMVTEKGSMVWMTPNMQMATSGGGLGKMFSKAFSGESMFQNIYTARGAGMIAFGSSFPGKIVAVQIQPGHSWVLQKSAFLASEMGVELSIFFNKKLGAGFFGGEGFIMQRLSGSGVAFAEIDGDLVEYVLEAGQQMIVDTGYVAGFEESVSIDIQSVRGVKNVVFGGEGLFNTVLSGPGRIWLQTMPISGVAGAIIPYLPAKS, encoded by the coding sequence ATGCAATACAACATCATCGGAGGGTCATTTCCCGTCGTGACCTGTAGTCTCGCTGACGGAGAGTCCATGGTCACCGAGAAGGGATCCATGGTGTGGATGACCCCGAACATGCAGATGGCGACCTCGGGCGGCGGCCTGGGCAAGATGTTCTCCAAGGCGTTTTCCGGGGAGAGCATGTTCCAGAACATCTACACCGCCCGAGGGGCCGGCATGATCGCGTTCGGCTCGAGCTTCCCGGGCAAGATCGTCGCGGTCCAGATTCAACCTGGCCATAGCTGGGTCCTGCAGAAGAGCGCCTTCCTCGCCTCGGAGATGGGTGTCGAGCTGAGCATCTTCTTCAACAAGAAACTGGGTGCCGGCTTCTTTGGGGGCGAGGGCTTCATCATGCAGAGGCTGAGCGGCAGCGGCGTCGCCTTCGCCGAGATAGACGGTGACCTCGTGGAGTACGTGCTCGAGGCAGGTCAGCAGATGATAGTCGATACGGGCTACGTGGCAGGCTTCGAGGAGAGCGTCTCCATCGATATCCAGTCGGTCCGGGGCGTGAAGAACGTGGTCTTCGGCGGTGAGGGACTTTTCAACACCGTGCTCTCGGGTCCTGGGCGCATCTGGCTGCAGACCATGCCCATCTCCGGCGTCGCGGGCGCCATCATCCCGTACCTGCCTGCGAAGAGTTAG
- a CDS encoding methylated-DNA--[protein]-cysteine S-methyltransferase, whose product MYLTEYRTPTIGTLTLASDGTGVTGCWFNNGRYFGYGVNESMERSDSLAVFDRVRRWLDRYFAGETPDPRELTLTARATEFQLRVREAMLDIPYGQTTTYGAIAKRLEAETGRRQSARAVGGAVGRNPLCLIVPCHRVIGSNGSLTGFGGGIDTKVRLLEHEGAMRDGFWRPKRGTAL is encoded by the coding sequence ATGTACCTCACGGAATATCGCACGCCGACCATAGGCACGCTCACACTCGCGAGCGACGGCACGGGCGTCACGGGCTGCTGGTTTAACAACGGCCGTTACTTCGGCTACGGAGTAAACGAGAGCATGGAGCGCAGCGACAGCCTGGCTGTGTTCGACCGGGTACGGAGGTGGCTCGATCGCTACTTTGCGGGTGAGACGCCCGACCCGCGCGAGCTGACGCTCACGGCACGAGCCACCGAGTTCCAGCTGCGCGTACGCGAGGCCATGCTCGACATACCCTACGGGCAGACGACCACCTACGGAGCAATCGCCAAGCGCCTTGAGGCCGAGACCGGCAGGCGACAGTCGGCACGGGCCGTGGGCGGGGCGGTCGGCCGCAACCCGCTCTGCCTCATTGTGCCGTGTCACCGCGTGATAGGGTCGAACGGCAGCCTCACCGGCTTCGGTGGCGGCATCGACACGAAGGTGAGGCTGCTGGAGCACGAGGGGGCCATGAGAGACGGGTTCTGGCGCCCGAAGAGGGGCACGGCGCTTTAG
- a CDS encoding ATP-binding protein: MPELFNAIQVVSDERGTVGQYILLGSQNYLLLRRITQSLAGRIGLVRLMPLSYREVALAPNEVTPDGFMLRGGYPRLYDVDIPSYVYFENYISTYVERDVSEYVDARSKGPFRRLLMLCAQSCGSLLNVSRIASDLGVARATVDSWLSILEASYTIFRLQPYHANLRKRLTRTPKIYFCDTGLLCHLLGVETSEQLRDSEMRGAIFENLIVTETAKRHLNAGRTPRLFFYRDDSKIEADLVDDSDLAGRELIEIKSQVGFRKDFLRHLPVVGRDLGIAERRRYVVTRGADSFSVGGMKVWAARDWLMRP, translated from the coding sequence GTGCCAGAGCTCTTTAATGCCATACAGGTGGTTTCCGACGAGCGTGGCACGGTAGGCCAGTACATCCTCTTGGGATCTCAGAACTACCTCCTGCTGAGGCGTATCACTCAATCCCTTGCGGGGCGCATCGGGCTGGTACGGCTCATGCCACTCTCGTATCGCGAGGTAGCTCTGGCACCAAACGAGGTGACGCCAGATGGGTTCATGCTGCGTGGAGGGTATCCGCGCCTCTACGACGTTGATATTCCTAGTTACGTTTATTTCGAGAACTATATCTCAACCTATGTTGAACGAGATGTGTCGGAGTACGTCGATGCGCGTAGCAAGGGGCCTTTTCGCAGGCTCCTGATGCTGTGCGCACAGTCATGCGGATCGCTTCTAAACGTATCGCGCATCGCGAGCGACCTGGGTGTCGCGCGAGCGACTGTCGACTCATGGCTTTCGATACTCGAGGCAAGCTACACCATCTTCAGGCTACAGCCGTATCATGCCAACCTCAGGAAGCGTCTTACAAGAACGCCCAAGATCTACTTTTGTGACACTGGCCTCCTATGTCACCTGTTGGGCGTCGAGACCTCCGAGCAGCTGCGAGACAGCGAGATGCGCGGCGCCATCTTCGAGAACCTCATAGTCACAGAGACGGCAAAGCGGCATCTCAACGCGGGACGGACTCCTCGGCTCTTCTTCTACAGGGATGACTCGAAGATTGAGGCTGACCTGGTCGATGACAGCGATCTCGCAGGTAGGGAGCTTATAGAGATTAAGTCGCAGGTCGGGTTTCGCAAGGACTTCCTGCGACATCTACCGGTGGTTGGCAGGGACCTGGGCATAGCCGAAAGGCGGCGGTACGTTGTCACGCGGGGGGCAGACTCGTTTTCCGTCGGTGGCATGAAGGTGTGGGCGGCTCGCGATTGGCTCATGAGACCGTAG
- a CDS encoding AAA family ATPase, with protein sequence MADRAIIYFGPRTGFDELVGSRVREGDRTVGYLDAIRSYNAKIRASDLASHEPRISVPDYVDNCVVHADDFGSVLSHVIANFATILEETYEVGTLFVQNPPRRALESLVSAQGKDSVEQISYRYEQVEKGALEAIYDNVCEEVLGQEESKRVLVASLYRLSVMGNGRPSVVLLYGPSGVGKTETARCLSKALGGKLMRIQFSMMQTQEAYEYLFGAEHSKASLARDLLGRESNVVLIDEFDKVGPTLYNMFYQLFDEGRYIDTNYDVDMRGGLFLLTTNFKSERDARRAMGSAMFSRISACVAFSNLSDENKATIATRHYQRVVDRLDGEDRSLIENSGILSWFVAHASRYDNMRTMKNKIEKAIFERLSEPIFNRQATAPSVRRNPLREV encoded by the coding sequence ATGGCAGATAGGGCAATCATCTACTTTGGGCCACGGACGGGCTTCGACGAGCTGGTAGGCTCGCGCGTCAGGGAGGGAGACCGCACGGTCGGATATCTCGACGCCATCAGGAGCTACAACGCCAAGATCAGGGCGAGTGACCTGGCCTCCCATGAACCGAGGATCAGTGTCCCAGACTACGTGGACAACTGCGTCGTCCACGCCGATGACTTCGGCTCCGTCCTGAGCCACGTCATCGCAAACTTTGCCACTATACTCGAGGAGACATACGAGGTTGGGACGCTCTTCGTCCAGAACCCGCCGAGGAGGGCCTTGGAGTCCCTTGTCTCGGCCCAAGGCAAGGACAGCGTCGAGCAGATCTCATACCGATACGAGCAGGTCGAGAAAGGCGCCCTCGAGGCCATCTACGACAATGTCTGCGAAGAGGTGCTCGGACAGGAGGAGAGCAAGCGGGTCCTCGTGGCGTCTCTGTACAGGCTGTCCGTCATGGGCAACGGAAGACCATCCGTCGTCCTGCTGTACGGACCCTCCGGCGTCGGCAAGACCGAGACGGCCCGCTGTCTTAGCAAGGCGCTCGGCGGAAAGCTCATGAGGATCCAGTTCTCCATGATGCAGACGCAAGAGGCGTACGAGTACCTCTTCGGTGCCGAGCACTCCAAGGCGAGCCTCGCGCGTGACCTGCTCGGCCGGGAGTCGAACGTCGTGCTCATCGACGAGTTCGACAAGGTCGGCCCAACCCTCTACAACATGTTCTATCAGCTGTTCGACGAGGGCAGGTACATAGACACCAACTACGACGTCGACATGAGGGGCGGCCTGTTCCTGCTCACCACCAACTTCAAGTCCGAGCGCGACGCCCGTCGTGCGATGGGCTCCGCCATGTTCTCGCGCATCAGCGCCTGCGTCGCCTTCTCCAATCTGTCAGACGAGAACAAGGCAACTATCGCAACGCGTCACTACCAGAGGGTGGTCGACAGGCTCGACGGCGAGGACCGCTCGCTCATCGAGAACAGCGGCATACTCTCGTGGTTCGTCGCGCACGCCTCACGCTACGACAACATGAGAACGATGAAGAACAAGATAGAGAAGGCTATCTTTGAGAGGCTCTCGGAACCCATCTTCAACCGGCAGGCCACCGCGCCGAGCGTACGCCGAAACCCGCTGCGGGAAGTCTAA
- a CDS encoding PadR family transcriptional regulator, which translates to MPKREDSGALTEPTFYILLSLHKPTHGYAIMQDVRELTGGRVSIGAGTLYGAINSLTEKGWIRAAGDRASDRRKEYVITEGGRQAFAREVERLESLVADAKPVIERSLHA; encoded by the coding sequence ATGCCAAAGAGGGAAGACAGCGGGGCACTGACAGAGCCGACGTTTTATATTCTGCTGTCCCTACACAAGCCCACGCATGGATACGCGATCATGCAGGACGTGCGGGAGCTGACTGGCGGAAGGGTGAGCATCGGGGCGGGGACGCTCTACGGTGCCATAAACTCGCTCACCGAGAAGGGTTGGATACGAGCCGCAGGGGACCGTGCGTCTGACCGCAGGAAGGAGTACGTGATTACCGAGGGTGGGAGACAGGCCTTTGCACGCGAGGTCGAGCGCCTAGAGAGCCTCGTCGCCGACGCGAAGCCTGTCATCGAGCGCTCATTGCACGCATAG